In candidate division WOR-3 bacterium, a single genomic region encodes these proteins:
- a CDS encoding HepT-like ribonuclease domain-containing protein codes for MRILDNILRFENHLNGAKKLRGKNLSDYLVYNTLAMECFQSANALIDIAESITNIKKLGFPSTYTEVFEYLYKNEIIKEDELKKAKKIVFLRNLISHEYYKIRENELIEMVELLEGMENFINRVKRMIKNGEL; via the coding sequence ATGAGAATACTTGATAATATATTGAGATTTGAAAATCATTTAAATGGTGCAAAGAAGCTAAGGGGAAAAAATTTATCTGATTATCTGGTTTATAATACTTTGGCTATGGAATGTTTTCAATCAGCAAATGCTTTGATAGATATTGCAGAATCAATTACAAATATTAAAAAACTTGGTTTTCCATCCACTTATACGGAAGTATTTGAATATCTTTATAAAAATGAAATTATAAAAGAAGATGAATTAAAAAAGGCAAAAAAAATTGTATTTTTAAGAAATCTTATTTCCCATGAGTATTATAAAATAAGAGAAAATGAATTAATTGAAATGGTTGAGTTATTAGAAGGAATGGAGAATTTTATAAACAGAGTAAAAAGAAT